One segment of Mycolicibacterium sp. YH-1 DNA contains the following:
- a CDS encoding Na+/H+ antiporter, producing the protein MAASLLAVLVVSVLLAAVARRYDVSAPLALVVAGLGAGMLPGLRGIELEPELVLFVILPPLLWSAGLESSYVALRKNLRPIGLLAVGLPLATTFAVGVVAFHTVPELTIAAALTLGAIVAPPDAVSATAVGRRLGLPRQIMTLLGGESLLNDATALTAYKVALAAAIGTAATWGSGLGTFALAAVGGVVVGGVLGLIIDHIRTWLNDPLVESAIGLVAPFFIYFLAEQVHGSGVIAVVIAALLLGQRSTRASYATRLQDTAVWRAVQLVLESFAFLLIGLQLPTVIDELAGIRASVLATASVAVLATVIVVRIVWVYAFAYVPRMLSARIREREPRPTSAQVFIVAWAGMRGVVSLAAAFAVPMTTLSGDAFPGRPQLVFLTFVVVVGTLLLHGLTLPWFIKVLDVPSDDSARDALEAAAAQTRATQAASRRLDELLAEDRPGVIIHEHTPKILRAWNERRSDAAWEELGRGDDEIGESPAATFRRLRLAMLAAERESFISQRDEGSIDDEVLRALLRGLDLEEAALNRDRE; encoded by the coding sequence GTGGCTGCATCGCTACTCGCAGTGCTGGTCGTGTCGGTGTTGTTGGCGGCGGTGGCGCGACGGTATGACGTGTCGGCGCCGCTGGCGCTGGTGGTGGCCGGCCTCGGGGCAGGCATGCTGCCCGGCCTGCGCGGTATCGAACTCGAGCCGGAACTGGTGCTGTTCGTGATCCTGCCGCCGCTGCTGTGGTCGGCGGGGCTGGAGAGCAGCTACGTCGCGCTGCGCAAGAACCTGCGGCCGATTGGGCTGCTGGCCGTCGGACTTCCGTTGGCGACGACGTTCGCAGTTGGGGTGGTTGCCTTCCACACCGTGCCGGAGCTGACGATCGCGGCGGCGCTGACCCTTGGTGCGATAGTCGCGCCTCCCGACGCGGTGTCGGCGACGGCGGTGGGACGCAGGCTCGGCTTGCCGCGCCAGATCATGACGCTGCTGGGTGGCGAGAGCCTGCTCAACGACGCGACCGCGCTGACGGCCTACAAGGTCGCCCTGGCCGCGGCGATCGGCACCGCGGCGACGTGGGGCAGCGGGCTCGGCACGTTCGCGCTCGCAGCGGTCGGCGGCGTGGTCGTCGGCGGCGTGCTCGGGTTGATCATCGACCACATCCGGACATGGTTGAACGATCCGCTTGTCGAGAGCGCGATCGGTCTGGTGGCGCCGTTCTTCATCTACTTCCTCGCCGAGCAGGTGCACGGTTCGGGCGTTATCGCGGTGGTGATCGCCGCACTGCTCCTCGGCCAGCGCTCCACGCGGGCGAGTTACGCCACCCGGCTGCAGGACACCGCGGTGTGGAGGGCCGTGCAGTTGGTGCTGGAGTCCTTCGCGTTCCTGCTGATCGGCCTGCAGCTGCCCACCGTGATCGACGAGCTGGCCGGTATCAGGGCCTCGGTGCTGGCCACCGCATCGGTGGCGGTGCTGGCGACGGTCATCGTGGTGCGCATCGTGTGGGTGTACGCGTTCGCATATGTGCCCCGCATGCTGTCGGCCCGCATCCGCGAGAGGGAACCGAGGCCGACATCGGCGCAGGTGTTCATCGTCGCGTGGGCTGGCATGCGCGGCGTGGTGTCACTGGCCGCGGCGTTCGCGGTGCCGATGACGACGCTCTCCGGTGACGCGTTCCCCGGTCGGCCCCAGCTCGTCTTCCTGACGTTCGTCGTCGTGGTCGGCACGCTGCTGCTGCATGGGCTGACACTGCCGTGGTTCATCAAGGTGCTCGACGTGCCGAGCGATGACAGCGCACGCGATGCGCTCGAGGCCGCGGCGGCACAGACCAGGGCCACACAGGCGGCGTCACGACGGCTCGACGAGCTGCTCGCGGAGGACAGGCCAGGGGTGATCATCCACGAGCACACGCCCAAGATCCTTCGGGCGTGGAACGAGCGGCGCAGCGACGCCGCGTGGGAGGAGCTGGGCCGCGGCGACGACGAGATCGGCGAGAGCCCGGCGGCCACGTTCCGCAGGCTTCGCCTGGCGATGCTGGCGGCCGAGCGTGAGTCGTTCATCTCCCAGCGCGACGAGGGCTCGATCGATGACGAGGTGTTGCGTGCGCTGCTGCGGGGCCTGGATCTGGAGGAGGCCGCGCTCAATCGCGACCGTGAGTAG
- a CDS encoding MMPL family transporter, whose translation MSSRLHGLIALVVLLVSVATLVLLGGSDTDSTSPVAVPANSESARADSTRPEFPQGDAVPAILVVTRPDGAALSPADLAATDAARARVLAAGDADGAPPVVVSQDGQSAVATIPLRGELSGFALNDAVTSLRAAAADGLPSDLRTEVTGGPAFGADIANSFSGANITLLAVTAAVVALLLIITYRSPVLWLVPLLVIALADRVGSVIGAAIATGVGTTPDGSTSGITSVLVFGAGTNYALLLISRYREELGRESDHRAALATARRHAGPAIIASNATVVLALLTLLLASSPSTRSLGVQAAAGLVVAAVFVLLVLPPALALFGKRLFWPFVPEVGAEPLTTTGFWHRIADGVARRPGQVAGVSIAALALLCTGLIGTPIGLSQTEQFRVQAESVTGYQTLAAHFPSGLTDPTRVVAATASDDAIRQAIVSTPGVVSAQPSGQSPSGLTQWSVVLDAAPGSDEAFDTIDSLRASVHDVDGEALVGGSDASARDARASAERDLRVVVPAILVVVLVVLYVLLRAALAPLVLVAVTVLSALAALGLGGWVSVHAFGFPALDNTTPLYAFLFLVALGVDYTIFLVTRAREETPEHGTRDGIVRAVSATGAVITSAGIVLAAVFCVLGVLPLIVLTQIGIIVGLGILLDTFVVRTVIIPALFTLIGPRIWWPALRPDR comes from the coding sequence ATGTCCTCACGCCTGCACGGCCTGATCGCCCTCGTGGTTCTGCTCGTATCGGTGGCGACCCTGGTTCTGCTCGGCGGATCCGACACCGATTCAACGTCGCCAGTAGCCGTACCAGCGAACTCCGAATCGGCCCGGGCGGATAGCACACGCCCAGAGTTCCCTCAGGGCGACGCAGTTCCAGCAATCTTGGTCGTCACGCGGCCCGACGGTGCCGCACTGTCGCCGGCCGACCTCGCCGCCACCGATGCGGCGCGCGCCCGGGTCCTGGCCGCGGGTGACGCCGATGGCGCGCCGCCCGTCGTGGTCTCCCAGGACGGACAGTCCGCGGTCGCGACGATCCCGCTTCGGGGAGAACTCTCGGGCTTCGCCCTGAACGACGCCGTCACATCACTGCGGGCGGCGGCAGCAGACGGTCTGCCATCGGATCTGCGCACCGAGGTCACCGGCGGACCGGCGTTCGGCGCCGATATCGCGAACTCGTTCAGCGGCGCCAACATCACCCTGCTCGCCGTGACCGCAGCGGTGGTCGCGCTACTGCTCATCATCACCTACCGATCGCCCGTGCTGTGGCTGGTGCCGCTGTTGGTGATCGCACTGGCTGACCGCGTCGGATCGGTGATCGGTGCGGCGATCGCCACCGGGGTGGGGACGACTCCCGACGGCTCGACGTCGGGTATCACCAGCGTCCTGGTGTTCGGCGCGGGCACCAATTACGCGCTGCTGCTCATCTCCCGCTACCGGGAGGAACTCGGGCGAGAGAGCGATCACCGTGCGGCCCTCGCGACGGCGCGGCGTCATGCCGGACCCGCCATCATCGCCAGTAACGCGACGGTGGTGCTTGCGCTTCTCACCCTGCTGCTGGCGTCCTCGCCGAGCACCCGCAGCCTCGGCGTGCAGGCCGCAGCGGGTCTGGTGGTCGCGGCGGTTTTCGTGCTCCTGGTGCTGCCGCCGGCGCTCGCGCTCTTCGGTAAGCGCTTGTTCTGGCCGTTCGTGCCGGAGGTCGGCGCTGAACCCCTGACGACGACGGGCTTCTGGCACCGCATCGCCGACGGCGTGGCACGGCGGCCAGGCCAAGTCGCCGGTGTGTCGATCGCCGCGCTCGCACTGCTGTGCACCGGCCTGATCGGCACCCCGATCGGGTTGTCGCAGACCGAACAGTTTCGCGTGCAGGCCGAATCGGTCACGGGGTACCAGACGCTGGCCGCGCACTTCCCCAGTGGCCTGACCGATCCCACCCGCGTCGTCGCGGCGACCGCCTCAGACGACGCGATCCGCCAGGCCATCGTCTCAACTCCCGGCGTGGTGTCGGCCCAGCCCTCGGGGCAGTCACCATCAGGCCTCACGCAGTGGTCGGTGGTGCTCGATGCCGCACCGGGATCGGATGAGGCCTTCGACACCATCGACTCGCTGCGGGCCTCGGTGCACGACGTCGACGGCGAGGCACTCGTCGGTGGGTCCGACGCGTCGGCCCGGGACGCGCGAGCCTCGGCGGAGCGCGACTTGCGCGTCGTGGTGCCCGCGATCCTGGTGGTCGTGCTGGTGGTGCTGTATGTGCTGCTGCGCGCGGCGCTGGCCCCGCTGGTACTGGTTGCGGTCACCGTGCTCAGCGCGCTCGCCGCGCTCGGCCTCGGCGGCTGGGTCAGCGTGCACGCCTTCGGATTTCCCGCGCTGGACAACACGACACCGTTGTACGCGTTCCTGTTTCTGGTGGCCCTCGGTGTCGACTACACCATCTTCCTGGTCACCCGGGCCCGCGAGGAGACCCCCGAGCACGGCACCCGCGATGGCATCGTGCGCGCCGTGTCGGCCACTGGCGCGGTGATCACGAGCGCGGGAATCGTTCTGGCAGCAGTGTTCTGCGTTCTCGGCGTGCTGCCGCTCATCGTGCTGACCCAGATCGGCATCATCGTTGGTCTCGGCATCCTGCTGGACACCTTCGTGGTCCGAACCGTGATCATCCCCGCACTGTTCACGTTGATCGGTCCACGAATCTGGTGGCCCGCGCTGCGTCCAGACCGCTAG
- a CDS encoding MarR family winged helix-turn-helix transcriptional regulator has product MERVISADLRELTSESDWISRAFAVRNNVSANEFRALLFVMIAEHSGVRMTAGDLRKNMGLSGAAITYLVERMAENGHLRREMDPTDRRKVILRYGDHGWDVAREFFARLGEHTHAALADLPDEDLRAAHRTFGALVAGMRAYRAEMPTVVGQD; this is encoded by the coding sequence ATGGAACGTGTCATCTCGGCCGACCTCCGAGAACTCACATCGGAGTCCGATTGGATATCGCGTGCCTTCGCGGTACGTAATAATGTGTCCGCCAACGAATTTCGGGCATTGCTGTTCGTTATGATCGCCGAGCACTCGGGGGTTCGGATGACAGCGGGCGACCTTCGCAAGAACATGGGGTTGTCGGGGGCCGCGATCACCTACCTGGTGGAGCGGATGGCCGAGAACGGGCACCTCCGACGAGAGATGGATCCCACCGACCGACGCAAGGTGATCCTGCGCTACGGCGACCACGGTTGGGACGTTGCCCGCGAGTTCTTCGCCCGGCTCGGTGAGCACACCCACGCCGCACTCGCGGATTTGCCCGATGAGGACCTGCGTGCCGCCCACCGCACCTTCGGGGCGCTGGTGGCAGGCATGCGGGCATACCGTGCCGAGATGCCGACCGTGGTCGGTCAGGACTGA
- a CDS encoding HNH endonuclease signature motif containing protein, with translation MSSGPVATAVQALRAARDTVAALDLDALTHPELLELLDYLEHDARRAPVAEYRILNRLATEANPVELGDTTLRKLVAFRLRISVNEASKRIDTAADLAPRRTLTGQPLPPVLENTAAAQARGQINTEHIAIIRKFFADLPEHIDTQTRTDAETDLVRVAAKQSPEGLRSATALLLALLHPDGDYTDAQRDRRRGISIGNQGGDGLSRISGHLTPELRATLEPILAKWGKPGMCNPNDLTPTIDGEPTDAAIDSDDRTQYQRNHDALLAMGRNLLCSGQLGQHHGLPTTIIVTTTLQQLESGTGHAITAGGTRLPMADVIAQASHAFHYLAVFDQHTEAALYLGRTRRCATGAQRIVLYAKDRGCTRPGCTASGYTCQAHHAVADWKNGGQTNIDDLTLACGPDNRLIELTEWSTRKRKDGRTEWIPPPHLDTGQTRVNDLHHPERMLHPPEDNPDQDDDPV, from the coding sequence ATGTCATCGGGTCCCGTCGCCACCGCCGTGCAGGCGCTGCGCGCCGCCCGCGACACAGTCGCGGCCCTCGACCTCGACGCCCTGACCCACCCGGAACTCCTCGAACTGCTCGATTACCTCGAACACGACGCCCGCCGGGCACCAGTTGCCGAGTACCGCATCCTCAACCGACTCGCCACCGAGGCCAACCCCGTCGAACTCGGCGACACCACACTGCGAAAGCTGGTGGCCTTCCGGCTGCGGATCAGCGTCAACGAGGCCAGCAAGCGCATCGACACCGCCGCCGACCTCGCGCCGCGGCGCACCCTGACCGGCCAACCCCTGCCACCCGTTTTGGAGAACACCGCCGCCGCTCAGGCCCGCGGCCAGATCAACACCGAACACATCGCGATCATCCGCAAGTTCTTCGCCGACCTACCCGAGCACATCGACACCCAGACCCGCACCGACGCCGAGACCGACCTGGTGCGTGTGGCCGCCAAACAGAGCCCCGAGGGTCTGCGCAGTGCCACTGCTCTGCTGCTCGCGCTGCTACACCCCGACGGCGACTACACCGACGCCCAACGCGACCGCCGCCGCGGCATCTCGATCGGCAACCAGGGCGGTGACGGGCTGAGCCGTATCAGCGGACACCTCACCCCCGAACTGCGCGCCACTCTCGAACCGATCCTCGCCAAATGGGGCAAGCCCGGGATGTGCAACCCCAACGACCTCACACCCACCATCGACGGCGAACCCACCGACGCCGCCATCGACAGCGATGACCGCACCCAATACCAACGCAACCACGACGCCCTACTCGCCATGGGCCGCAACCTGCTGTGCTCAGGACAGCTCGGTCAGCACCACGGGCTACCGACCACCATCATCGTCACCACCACCCTGCAACAGCTCGAATCCGGGACCGGGCACGCCATCACCGCCGGCGGCACCCGACTACCCATGGCCGACGTCATCGCACAGGCATCCCACGCCTTCCACTACCTCGCGGTGTTCGACCAACACACCGAAGCGGCCCTCTACCTCGGGCGCACCCGACGCTGCGCCACCGGCGCACAACGCATCGTGCTCTACGCAAAAGACCGTGGCTGCACCCGACCCGGCTGCACAGCCTCGGGCTACACATGCCAGGCCCACCACGCCGTCGCGGACTGGAAGAACGGCGGCCAGACCAACATCGACGACCTCACCCTGGCCTGCGGACCCGACAACCGTCTCATCGAGCTAACCGAGTGGAGCACCCGAAAACGCAAAGACGGCCGCACCGAATGGATCCCACCACCACACCTGGACACCGGCCAAACCAGAGTCAACGACCTGCACCACCCCGAACGCATGCTGCACCCACCCGAGGACAACCCCGACCAAGATGACGACCCCGTCTAG